Genomic window (Planctomycetia bacterium):
GCACTCTTTGTTGGCTTCATCGCCACCCTGATCAATGCCTGCGTGGCAGGAATGTTGAAGTAGCAATAAACTACGCCGATTTCTTCATCACTGTCATGTCGCCGCCAGATAAGCGGTCCTGTACAAAATGGAGCAGTTGCTGCCAGGCCTTCTCATCGCCAGGCAGACTGCGTTGTACAGCATAAGCTGCCGTCTTGAGTTGCTCCGCAGTCTCTATCTGCTTCGATTCCAGTTTCTTGACGAATTCGGCCATCGCACCGCTTCGTCCCCTGCCGCGACACCAGGGTAAAGCGAGTGCTATAGCAGTGGCTACATCATCCGACTGAACAGGCTCCGTGGTACTAGCCAGACCACTGAGCCAGCGTGGCTCACCGGCACCGCATATTTTCAACTCACCTGCAGGTGTCAGCAACAATCGGCCAAGATGCAGTTGTCCATGCACCAGGCCGACATCATGCAGTGCTGCCAGGCCCGATGCCAGTTGCTGAATCAATTTGAGCGCCACCGAAGGATCATTGATCAGACCTGTCCATTCTGATCCAGGCAACCCGATCAGCCATTCCTGCAACACTGCAGGGCTCCCGGACATACTCAATACTTCAAAAGTTCCCGCGACATTCGAATGCTGAACCTGAGCTGCCTGGCTGAACAGTTGCCGATATTCATCCTGCCAGTTGGCATCGACTGATGCGGAAAGTTGCCTGAGCAGTGCTTCATCGCCAATGCGTGGATCAAAGACGCGGTAAATAGTCTCCATCGCACTTTGACGTAATCGATCAATGATGCGTAATGAACCTAATACCAGAGCTTCCAATTGCCCTGCTTCGATCAATTCCATCTGGAAAGTTGACAGGAACTCATTCTGCAACAAGCAATCACGCAGCGTGATTCGCTGTTTGTGAGTCTCCTGCATGAGCGACTGCAAGGTTGAAGCATCGATCAATCCCATGCCACTGAGCAAATCTGCCAGGTGCTGATCGCTGCCAGTCCGTGTTGATTTGAGAGGCAGAATGTGAGGCGGATCGTAAAGCTGTACATCTTCGGCACCTGCCGTTGCAGGCAGCTTCTTCTCTGCCAGGTCTTTCAGCTTGTCTCGATACCAACCCTGCATGTCTGAAAGATGCTTATTGACTTCGGAACGACGGAAATGAACGTCTTCTTCCTTGTCCATCAACTCAGCAGATCTAATCTCCAGGCGTTCATGATTCTGTTTTAGCTCCTGCTTCTGATGAGCCAGTTGCTCTGATTTTTCCTGCAGTTCCTGCTGATGCCACTGCCATTGCTTTTGCAAATGCTCCATCTGCGACTGCCAGTGCAGACAATCCTGCCGCAACGCTGCTGCTTCCAGACGATGTTCATCCTGCAGGCGCGACAGCACTTGGAATCGCTCATCGAGTTGTTGCATGGATTGGCGGACTTCATCGCGCTGACCTGACAGTTCATCGATGCACCGCTGACGGTACGCATGAATTTCCTGAAGTTGCGTGCGCCACTGCGTGCGTGCGGTTGACATTCTTTCCAGAATGGCTTCAGCACTACGGAGCAGCGCAGGCAGCATCTCGCTGAAAGCATTCCTGGCCTGTTCGAGTTCTGATCGCTGACCAGCAGCCTGTTCCTGCTGCTGTATGGTCAAATGTCGTTGCTCGGCAAGCTGCTGTTTCTGCAGTTCCAGTTGTTGTTGCTGTTCAAGCAGTTGCTCACGATCTCGCTGCAATTGCAGAGCCTGTGCATCTAACGATTGTCGACGTTCTTCCTGCAACTGACGATCTGTCTGCAGGCTGTTTTCCCACTCCTGATTCCTCTGAAGCCACTCGTTTTCGCTGGCCTGCACCTGTTCCATGCGTGCCTGCCAGGTTGATTCGAGTTGCTGCTGTTCCGATTCCCGCTGTGCCAGTACTGCCATGCGACGACGCAGTTGTTCCTGCAACGATTCGTGCGCACTTTCAGAATGATTCATGTTCAGCAACTGTTCACGCAACAGTCGTCTTTGCTTATGCAGTCTGACACGCAACCGATGAACCTTCTCGAAACGGAATTGCAACAGCTCATGCTGATGATGCTGTTCTGCCTGTGTTTCCTGTATCGCACTTTCACGAGCCGCAAGTTGCTGCTCCATCTCTTCCCGCATGGCAAGAATAGTTCGGGCAGCTTCGATTTCTGTCTGAAGCTGCTGCATCAGGGCTTCGTGTGCCACTTTCTCCTGTGCCCAACTTGCGGACAGTGATTCATGCTCCTTGATACGATCTTGCAATGATTGTTGCTGTCGGCTGATTTCCTCTTCCACACGATCCAGCCGGAGGCGATCCTGCCCCAGTTGCCGTTCCCAATCAGCACAACCAGTTAGTCTTTGTGTGAATGTCTGTTTTTCCTGTTCCAGTTGTTTTTGTGTTGCCTGAAGTTGTTCTTGCAACAGTTGTTGTGCGCGTTGCTGCTGTTGCAGTTTTTCCTGATCAGCAGCTAACAGTTGCTGTGCCTGCTCCAGGCTGGTTTTCAACCCGTTCAGCCTGGGCAGTTCTCCACTCCAGTATTGTTCGCGCGTCTGCAATTCCTTCTCACGCGATTGCAACAAGGCATCTCGTTTGTCCATCGATTCCTTGAATCGTTGCAGTCGTACCAGGTCCGCATGCAGTTCGCTGGTTTGCGAATTGAGTTGTTCTTTTTCTGCAACCAGCGAGACCTGCGTTGCAGCCTGTTTTTTCTGATCTTCTGCTAACTGTGTTTGCCACTCTTCCAGCAGTTGTGCCTGCTTGGCCAATTCATTCTGCTGCTCGTTCAACTTCAGGCGTTCAGCCTGGCAAGTAGATGAGACCTGCGTCAATTGCAATCGCTCATCACTAAGTTGCCTCTTTTCGGACTGCACTTTCTCTGCTGCATGGCGTACCGCCTCGCGCATCGCTGCCACTGCATCGCGACGCTGGCGATACTGCTGATAGAGCGAATCACGCAGCTTGCACAATTCCTCACGCACCGATTGCAGATCGTGTCTTGAATTATCCTTGACTGTTTCCTGCTTCAAACTGGCACGCCACTGTTCCAGTTCTCTGCGTTCCGATTCCAGCAGCTTGGCCTTGTCCTGCACTTCGCGCATTTTCACTGCAAGAGCTTCAGCCTGCCGCTCTGCTTCACTTTCCCAGTCATGCTTTTCTTTCAGCAACTGCTGCTTCAGTTCATTCACTTCATGCAATTGAACACTGGTATCCTGCTGTGATTTGAAACCACTCAGCGTGGTTTCCGCAAGAAAATCGAGTTTGAGTTGAGCTCCATCCAGAGTACAGCTTTCGCGCAGTTTCAGAATAAATGTTTCTGGCGCAGTTGAACCAACTTGCCTGATTCTCAAGCCGCCAGTCGTCACGGTTGCCAGGTAGCTGGTGGATGGACTGGCTTCAGGAATGACTAAATCACCCTGTTGACCGATCAGAATGGAGTCACTTCGAAATTCGAATTTCTGCTCAGCACCTGAACCCGTACGGAGGCTCAGCTTGATGAGAGGCAAACTCATCGATCCCGCACCAGTTTTTGCAACTGCTGGAATAAATTGCGGCATGTTAGCCGACAGCCCCCCAACGCCCACGCTGCCGCGCGAACCATAGCCATTTACCAGCTTTATGTGAAGAGAGACTTCAACGAAAATTCGAACAACTGGCAAACAAAACTGATAATCACTGCAAACTTCAATTGATCTGCAGCGTGAAAACAATTATTAAAACACAACAGTTTAATCCTGGTAAGATTTTCCATCTATTCCAGCTTTGCATAACACAACAACCTTACCAGGTTGTCCATAAGCGCTGAACGTATCAAGATTGCCTGCTTTACCAACCGATTCACCTATTGCGGTTCTACATCGTTTGCCCGGTCAGGCATGCCCGCAACCTATCCTGACAGGCTGATGCGGAGTTGGTCCATGCGTACGCTTCTGGCTTTGTTTTCAATTGCTTTGATATCATGCACCAACCTGGGTTGTCAAAGCACCCCTTGTGATAATGTTACCTGCGTACCTGACGTGCCTCGTGAACTCTCGATGGTGACACATCCACCCTACACGATTGCTGCACCAGACATTCTTTTGATTGATGCCATACGTGTGGTACCCATTCCACCTTATAAGCTCAGCCCTCTCGATACAGTTTCGATCAATGTACCTAAAGCACTGCCTGACCAACCTCTGCAAGGCATCTTCCCCATCGATCCTGATGGCACGGTGAACCTTGGACCAACCTATGGCAAAGTCTCTCTGGTTGACAAGACAGTCGAAGAAGCACGCGAGGTTCTCGAAAAGCACATGAAAGATGTCGTGGGACTTACCGATTCCAAAGTTACTGTTGCCCTGGCTCAGTTCCGTGGCATGCAGCAAATCAAGGGTGACCACCTGGTCCGTCCCGATGGTACTGTTGGATTGGGTCTCTACGGCTCGGTCTATGTTGCCGGGCTGACGCTGGAACAGGCCAAGCTGGCGATTGAAACTCACCTTACCAAGTATCTGCAGAAGCCTGAAATCTCGGTAGACATCTTCTCGTACAACAGCAAAGTCTTCTATGTCATCACCGATGGCGGTGGTTTCGGCGAACAGGTTTACCCCATTCCTTCCACTGGCAACGAAACGGTGCTTGATGCACTTGGCAAGATCGGCGGTTTGCCTGCTGTAGCTTCCAAGCGACGTATCTGGGTTGCCCGTCCTGCACCTTCCGGACACGGCCCGGATCAAACACTGGCTGTGAACTGGGAAGCCATTGCCATGGGAGCCAATACCACTACGAATTATCAAGTGCTGCCCGGCGATCGCGTCTACGTCATGGCGGAACCACTGATCACTGCCGACACCCTGCTCGCTCGCTTCCTGGCTCCATGGGAACGAATCATGGGTTTCAGCCTGTTGGGTAACTCCGTGGTGCGTGGACTCTCTGGCCAGAACCAGGGTGGTTTTAATAACGGTGGATTCTAAACCACATTCTACATCCCTGGTGCTTTCAACTACGTGAAAGCACTGGTAGAATACTGACACCATACGACAATGCTGGATAGAGAGGTAAGCCATGAAACGACTCACTTTCGCCATCATCCTGACAGCTTCAATGGGTTACACAACAGATCTGCATGCCCAGGGAGCGCCTCCTTCCACCGCATTCAACTGGCTTAATCTCAATCGAGGCGGTGCCAATGCAGCAACGAATTATTATGGCATTGTACGCCCCAACAACATGACCCAGAACGCCCTGATGAATCTCAATCAGGATTACAACAACCTTCGGCAATCAGCATTGTCATCCAGGAATCAACCACAGGAAGGCATTCAGGCCACTGGACACGCTGCCACCTTTATGAACTTTGGGCATTACTTTCCGGGTCTCAACAGAT
Coding sequences:
- a CDS encoding polysaccharide biosynthesis/export family protein, with amino-acid sequence MRTLLALFSIALISCTNLGCQSTPCDNVTCVPDVPRELSMVTHPPYTIAAPDILLIDAIRVVPIPPYKLSPLDTVSINVPKALPDQPLQGIFPIDPDGTVNLGPTYGKVSLVDKTVEEAREVLEKHMKDVVGLTDSKVTVALAQFRGMQQIKGDHLVRPDGTVGLGLYGSVYVAGLTLEQAKLAIETHLTKYLQKPEISVDIFSYNSKVFYVITDGGGFGEQVYPIPSTGNETVLDALGKIGGLPAVASKRRIWVARPAPSGHGPDQTLAVNWEAIAMGANTTTNYQVLPGDRVYVMAEPLITADTLLARFLAPWERIMGFSLLGNSVVRGLSGQNQGGFNNGGF